From one Lycorma delicatula isolate Av1 chromosome 2, ASM4794821v1, whole genome shotgun sequence genomic stretch:
- the LOC142318816 gene encoding evolutionarily conserved signaling intermediate in Toll pathway, mitochondrial-like, whose protein sequence is MPKGKFVAQNILQVEFMHYLKQQQCILVDILEQMEYNSVIPDPETGEILINIFGERGYPVRKFMGMLYWMPKFKNILPWPLPQEVPKEPFDLAMLTIKRITGVDPASKISVHS, encoded by the exons ATGCCTAAAGGAAAATTTGTTGCCCAAAATATTCTTCAAGTTGAATTCATGCATTATCTTAAGCAGCAACAGTGTATATTAGTAGATATTTTAGAGCAGATGGAATACAATA GTGTTATACCCGATCCGGAAACTGgagaaatattgataaatatatttggtGAAAGAGGCTATCCTGTTAGAAAATTTATGGGAATGTTATACTGGatgccaaaatttaaaaatattttaccgtgGCCTTTACCACAAGAAGTTCCTAAGGAACCATTTGACTTAGctatgttaacaattaaaaggaTTACCGGTGTGGATCCTGCTAGTAAAATATCTGTTCATTCA tag